From a region of the Candidatus Kuenenbacteria bacterium genome:
- a CDS encoding rubrerythrin family protein, translated as MKNMKKTQENLLKAIAGESMARNKYTFFAKQARKEGYEWIASVFEETADNERAHAEEELELLKEKTEMTNTYDIHPVGTTLENLRHAAEGEEYEFGTMYPDFKKVAEEEGVVEAARLFQEISEVEEKHAERYTVLADRLEQGKLFENEEEVEWKCLNCGYIHKGKSAPGKCPLCKKPQGWYMQIGAVR; from the coding sequence ATAAAAAATATGAAAAAAACACAAGAGAATTTACTCAAAGCTATTGCGGGTGAATCAATGGCCAGAAATAAGTATACTTTTTTTGCCAAACAGGCACGTAAAGAGGGTTATGAATGGATAGCAAGTGTATTTGAGGAAACAGCAGACAACGAGCGGGCGCATGCCGAAGAGGAATTGGAATTATTAAAAGAAAAGACAGAGATGACCAATACTTATGATATTCACCCAGTGGGCACAACTCTTGAAAATTTGAGACATGCAGCTGAAGGAGAGGAATATGAGTTTGGGACGATGTATCCTGATTTTAAAAAAGTAGCCGAGGAAGAGGGAGTGGTTGAGGCAGCTCGTTTGTTTCAAGAAATTTCTGAGGTTGAGGAAAAACATGCGGAACGTTATACTGTTTTGGCTGATCGGCTGGAGCAGGGAAAATTATTTGAGAACGAGGAAGAGGTGGAGTGGAAATGTTTGAATTGTGGTTATATTCACAAGGGTAAAAGTGCGCCGGGTAAGTGCCCCCTGTGTAAGAAGCCGCAAGGTTGGTATATGCAGATTGGGGCAGTGAGATAG
- a CDS encoding hemerythrin family protein, which yields MPIPWTPELSVNVKEIDHQHQTFLAILNSLYEVVYKAERKKELPNILRQLEAYASFHFATEEKYFDKFGYELAEEHKKKHSELLADVLKFKERYQKEGDEVMAELIGFLEDWLAGHLATEDKKYTQCFNSHGLF from the coding sequence ATGCCAATACCATGGACACCAGAACTAAGCGTGAACGTTAAAGAGATAGATCATCAACACCAGACATTTCTTGCGATTTTGAATAGTCTTTATGAGGTAGTCTATAAGGCTGAGAGAAAGAAAGAGCTGCCAAATATTTTGCGCCAGCTGGAAGCATATGCCAGTTTTCATTTTGCGACCGAGGAAAAATATTTTGATAAATTTGGCTATGAGCTAGCCGAGGAGCACAAGAAAAAGCATAGCGAGCTTTTGGCTGATGTGCTAAAGTTTAAGGAGAGATATCAAAAAGAGGGGGACGAGGTGATGGCTGAGTTGATAGGCTTTTTGGAAGACTGGCTGGCGGGGCATTTGGCAACTGAAGACAAAAAATATACCCAATGCTTTAATAGTCATGGATTGTTTTAA